GTCTACTATTTTCTCATTACTTGTAAGACATATCAAACAGTATCCCCTTTATCTTCAAGTACTAAATGATCTATTCCTGAAATTATTTTTGGAATGTAATGACTATGCTAAGTATTTGAATATGAAAGAGTACATTAGCAATTTGTTTTATGCAGTCACATGTTTCTGGTTTAGATGTGGTATAAATTTCTTGTTAGAAAGATGATTTGGAATCCACAATTTACAAGCTATTGTGGGCTACATGTTTGGGTAAAATATTGTAAACATGTTTTAATGCTTCCAAATTGTTTTAAAGCAAATGATGATAGAACGAAGATTTTCAAAAATTGCtatatatattgtgattttATGTGCATGAGAATATCATTGAAGTTACAATAAATTTTCACCAAAAGCATGTATTAATTGCAGATTTTCAGTTATTTTAAAGAATATATTTGCATAGACAAAATGTTTTCTTACCAAGTCTTCTGGATATGAAATTGATTCttgtttaaaatataaaaaaaaaaaaaaaaatttaaaagggGGAGAAAGTATTGTATTTTCTTGTTtacatttattattattattattgttattataagGATCTTTTGTAGTACTTGATTTTGACATTGTTctatttattaaataattgaTTAAATCTGCAACTTTTAGCTTTCATTATTCTCATTGTCATAGTGGGAGTAATGGTTAAATTTCATGGCATGAAAGGATATttgcatataaaaaaaaattaaaaaaaaattaatgaattgtGTATTTTGCAgcctataaatttttttaattcattagtTTCGGatatttgaattgtttttttttttttggcttaatCAGTCTTATTTCAAACCGTTTGTTGAAGTTGGTGATGTCTTAAGATTTACTTTGGATTGAACAAgttcttatttttgttttggatgCACTACAATGAGAATTCTTGAAACCCATTAAAAATTCTATGGGTTAGTAGGAGTAATTTTCTACAAGAATATTGTCTTACTTTGGCTATGTTCTCAGATTAGTTTTCCTTGAACTCAACTTGACTTTTTCTGCCAATATGCAATACAGTTATTCCGTTGTTATCTACAAATTAAGTTGTACTGAATAcatgtttgttttggtttaatGTCATTGAAGTATGGCAGGTTTAGTGGGAGTAGATAGCTTCTACTTATCAATGATCTTCTTGTTATATTTTGACTTTGGACTTCTCTTTCGTTATAGTTTCTATTAAAGATCTCATGCTAACATGGTAAATTGCTATTgcaatgttaataaaggccttTTGTGCTTTGATTATGAATTAGCTATTTGATTTTATGTTGCTCTCGGAATATTGAGGCAACAATTCAGCATCTTTTAGATGGATAAACACTTTCATtaaatttctttggaaattTGTGTTTGAGGTTTTGGAGATCAAAACCATTAGGTAGGACCATATACATGTTGCATTAAGACTCAGATTCATACATAAGCACATGTATTCTTCAGTCATATCTTTGTTGGTGACTCATGTGGATTGCAGTTGTGGCATTAGTAGTTTTGGAGTGCTTGTGTTTTGTTAAACATAATTCTTTCCTTAGCTTTATGTCATGGTTGCAGTTTGACCGAGTCTTGAATTAGATTCATAGAACTCATGTTTCTCAGGTGCACACTTTAGAGTGATTGCTACATCTGATTTTCAATAACATTCTTGTTGAGTGAACTTAcgatagtccaagtgggagattgtaagaatGTTTGGACAATATCTTAAGTTCACGTTCAGCACAACAACTTGTTATTATTTGCAGAATAAGCAATTAGAGAATCATTGAGAATCTAACTCCTAGAGACTTTATTTATGTGGATTCTGAATAAATAAAGTGTAGGAAATCTAATATGACTTGGCTATTAAGTTAGTCTGTCAAAATAGATATGTATTAATAGAGGTTTAATTGGAATATGATTCTGTTTCTTTTATGGGAGGATACTGAATATCCAAGCCTCTATATAAGGCTTAGGTCCCTGTACTCTCTCATCATCGGTAATATAGTTTTTCTTGCCCCATAAGAGAATATCACATGAGAGAAGCGCAGAAGACTTAGGCTTGGATTGAGTGACCATTCAGGTTATGGTTCATGATCCATTTATcaaattataattctttattttatgtTCATATAATTGTATCTATATTATCTTGTGAAGTTatcttatatttatatttaatctAACATGTTTACCTTTTACATTTTGGAATTATCCTTTTTCATGTATGATGCTCTTAGTATTTTGGACGTTTTGctttccttttgaattgattgcCAGATTGGTCATTTGAGTTATGCAAATGGTGAATGCTGGCTACAAACATATGCTTTCAATATAAGTACTGCAATACAATTTCTATATATAAGATTATACAAATCGTTACAcaaaaaagcaaaagcaaaatgtAATGTacactttatttttttattcaatcGTAAGTTTATTTGTATCAATagattttttgaaaatattgaATAAGTATTTGGAAATCGTGCTATGTCAATGCTAGAATATTGCACCTGTGCTGATGAAACAACCTTATCAAAGACTTGAGATAATGGATTAATTCGATAAAAAACATGATCAAATAACAACAAGAGTTCGTTGAGTTGCTTGTCCTACAACTCAGCTGAGGTGAGCTCACTGTTGCATCAATTAAGAGGTTTAACCTCATTTTCTACGTATCTTATTGATGATGCCGGTAGTGGAACACCGCATCTTCGCAATGAAGGGTTGAACTTTTGCTCTAGACCTTGGATCAGAAACACCTTCCACATTGTTCAAGGTTCCAATGATCCCAAAGCTACCATGCCTAAATTTATTAGGTAGAGGGATAGCGGAAGAATGACTAAGCATCTGAGTAACAGAAGACATGGTTGGCCTATCGGTTCTAGTCCTCTGCATACACAATAATCCGATTCTGATGCATCTCTCCATTACTTCAATTCCTGAACCAGTCCACAACGTTGGGTCTATTAGATTTCTAATTGTCCCTTCTGCCCAATTCTTCCATGCCTGCATTTTGAATATAAAAAAACATACTTAGTCAGCATGCACCTAGCAGAGATCTTTAATTTTCATTGCATTCCGCTGCAGTAAGTAATACATCAAGAGTATATATACTACTACAGTATTACTTACAAATCTCAGAAGATCCTTATCATTTAGCTTTTCGGAAGCCAAACTACTAATTTCTTGTCCACTTACTATCTCCACGACTAACGCACCAAAACTGTAGACATCAGATTCTGCAGATGAATGTCCAACAATTGCTTCTGGAGCCATGTATGTGCTGCATCTCAACAAAAAGAATTATCGATCAACTTTAGTTAACAACTTGTATATTACTTAGACTTGGCTATGGAATAGTAAATATATTACCTAGACATCAGATTCAGCAGATGAATTCCATTAATGTTGCCTTGTGTTTGATCAGCCGCAAAGAATCTTGCCAtgccaaaatttgaaattttgggaTTCATTTCTGCATCTATCAAAATGTTACTAGCGTTGATATCGCCATGAACAAAGTGACTGTCATGAAGGTGAAGGAGTCCCCGTGCAATGCTCACTATGATGTTGTACCGCATCTCCCAATCCCATTGTCTGCTCTGCATTCGGTCTACATTTACATAATAAGAATCATTGTATTACGTACTTGATGGAGTGCTGGACTAATGTTGCAAGCTAGTAACACGCTATTGGACTAGTAAATTTCTCCTTTACCCTTTgacaaaaaaatgaataaactaaaaaaaaaaaaatttgctagATACCAAATATGATGCGATCAAGAGTTGCGTTAGGGAAATGCTCGTAGACAAGAAGCCTTTCAGAATTTTCTTCCAAGGCACACCCTAGGAGCTCAACTAGATTTGGATGTTGAAGCTTGGGCGCCATTAACAAAACCTCTTTCTTAATTTCCATATACTCTTTCACATAGTTTATTGAAAGCCTCCTCACTGCTATGCTTTTGTCGTTGGAAAGACTACCctgaaatttattttttaatgaaaataaacaattaaaatgaaatactaTTAAGCCACTAAACCTGAAAATAAATTGTCGAACTAGTAGTGTAATGTGCAAATAACTGGTATAAGTTAATTGGCCTATTAATTAACATAAATATGTTAATTACTGCTCACATATATTCTGGGGTTGCCTTACCCTGTAAACAGTGCCATATTCATCATCTCCAAGTTTATTTGCTTCAGAAAAGTTATTTGTGGCAACTCGAATGTCGCCACAGTCGAATTGCAAGGATCCCATTGTCTCAAAACTATTAGGTTGCATCCCTGGGATAGGTTGTGGCCTTCTCTTCTCTACTTTCATGTAAATGCCTACGGATATCATTAGTCCAATAGAAACAACAACTGCAAATGGTATAACGATACGGGCTATTCTATGGTTGCTAGCAGCAGCACGTCTTGCACGGCTCTTAGGGTGAATTTTGTCAGGCTTATCAGGTAATTCTCGAGGGATAGGGGAAGAATTCCACGGGCTTTGACTTGGAGCTATACCCGGGCTTTGACTTGGAGATCCTGCAAAAATTCACAGATCGAGTCAATCTATCTATATGAACGTAGGCACTTAGCAATATTCCTTAATTTGTTGTGCAAAAGACATAAACGGAAAGATCAACATAATTTTacaatacatacatatatatgtcaCAATTtgtcccttttttcttttgggacaAATTATGCACGTACCTGACTCGGGAATTGTGGTCTTGGTCCGGTCAACCTGGTCCAGCTGATAGTTGAAGTTACAGCTGGGTCTAAGAACTCGCCCACCCTCCTTTCCATCACAACATTCCGGGAATTCTTCAAAAGCCCCGAGCAAGCAAGTCCTGCACTGTAACTCGGACAAATCAGGAGTGCACTCTACAAGTGCCGTTAAGGATGACAGTCCGCCGTTACCATAGTTGAGAATGGTTGCGTTATCTTTCGCAAACTTCAGAGAACCATCTGCTGCAGCTTGAATTCCTAATCTTTCGAGTAGGATGGTGAGATTGCGAAAAAACATATCAAATTTGGATGATGGTACGCTTTGTGTGCTCCACATATCAAAAGTTGGCTGCGTTTCCATGACACCATATATGGAGCGGTTTGAGTAGCGCAGCATGCAGTTGTCGTACCAAATAATGGCCTCCTTCTGATTGGGACATAGCTCCATGAGAGCACTTCTAGATGCATTGAGGCATTGAAGGCAGTCGCTTGTGGTTCCAATATCTCCTTTACACAGTCCGATTGCATATATTGCCTCGGATGATGTATTTCCGCCATAGGAGGAATTGTAAAAGCCAAAGTCGTTGCCCTTGGTAGAGGGAAGGGATGAGAGAAGGTGGTTAAGGTTTGTGCTATAGGAGTCGGTCGTGGTGTAGTTACCTTTGTCGTTTGAACAGAAGTGATTTAGCAGATCAGCCGCCGGCTGCGGCTGAGCAAGGGTGGCCGCTTGAACGGTGCTACTAATGATGATGATAAGTAACATGATGGGAGAAAGGATTAGACGTGAGGAAACCATTATATCTGTCATGTTATTTCCACCGGCCATGGATCGCATTATTTTATAATTAAACCCAACTCTTTGTATGGAACTTTCTGTGGTATTTCAAGGAAGGAGGCTGAAGGAGCTAGCTAGAGTAGTGCAGGACCGAGCTCATCCATGCGAGCCTAGTGTTATGTAACTTCCATGAGACACGAAACATCAGAAGAGAGTTGCTTGGTCAATAAGAGTGTGCCATAGCATTGAACAGTCCCCGGTCACACACAACATATATGGATTTGAATTAGCTCACCATTTTCAGTTAATGGTGATACCACCCATGTATGTAAAATTAACACGTGTTATTGGATCTAACTATGGTTAGATATAATTCATAATCAACTAAGGAGAGTTCTGGGATACGCATGCTGTAACTTACAGCCGGTCAAACCAGTGTACGTGGAGCACCACAATCCATAGCTTGCCAAATCTTGGGGCATGGTGTAATTTCACAGTAACAGAACGTTAATCGTAAAATTTTGAACCGTTACGGTAAAAGAAGGGAGCTGCAAAGAGGGGAGATTATAGACAATTCACAGAATAAGCCACTCTTGTTGCATAAGGCACCACGTATCACAAaaccaacaccaacaccaacacccAAACAAGGAATTGGATGAAGGCAACGGAGCATAGCGAAAGGGAAACAGAAAATCGAAGATCAGAATTGAAAAAATAAGGCAAGAAGCCTCTGAAACAGGGCATCGCCTAAGCAGAATCGCGAAGGGCGGAGTTTCTCTCCACCGGCTCTCAcgagaggagagaggaaaccCAGAGCGAGAGGAAAGGGAATAACGGAGCCACCTGTTTCATTTTGGTGTTTATTTTATcctatgttcatattgtgaTTAATAAGGTATTAGTTCTGTTTATGAATTTGGAAGATTGAGCTCTAGTTTTGGTGTAAAAGCTTGATGGTAACTCTGATCCGGGAATCCTTTTCATATTCATTTAATCAGTAAGTGCATGTATTTTCTTATTCAGAAAATGCATGTACTGGAATCATGATATATGATGCTGGAAATCATGATCTGCATTATTGGATGTTTGCAttgtcatattttttttttctgtgaaaGTGGGCTTTGCataaattattaattttttttttttaataaagttaGATTTAAGGAGAGTGAATTAGAAAGTGGGAGCATTTCATTGAGGTCTGTAGTGGTTGGTCATCACTGAAGGTTGTCTTTCTATGAGGTTTTCCTTTTACTCGTGTATGAAAGAAGTATTATGTTCATATATACAATGCAGCAGTGTAGTTTGTGCGATGTGTTGTCCAGGCATAATCAACTGTCTGGGCTTCATCTACTTCTATCATGTCTTTGGACCGAGTAGCAACTATGTTTTCCCgacagatttttcttttttgcatgCCATTTTAGAGAATTTAAGGAACCACAAGGCCAAGAGTTTCCTGTCAACCAATAGAAAATCTTTTGTATGTAAGTCAGCAACGACGATTAGTTATAGCAATTTGTGCTACTGATAGGCAGGCTAATTGGAGAGCTTCTAGCGATTATCTGTGTGCTTGGGGAGATTTATATGTCACCTTGTGAAAATTGTATCTTGTTCGTACTGTGAGAATTGTTGGTTTATGTACCACTGATCTTTTACTATGAGTTAGTTGGCTGTCAGTATGACATTGACTTACCAGTGTTAATTCCAGGGAGTAAACTAGGTCCTAGAACAATGATGGTAGTCTTTCTATATAGTCGCCAAATCTAAGTAAATATGCCAGCAGATATACACTTTTTACAATAGAGCGAGTTGCTTTTTACACTAGAGCAGATATGcacttttattttggattaagCGTGTGAGATGATATGGTAGAGCATTGGCAGCTTATTGATGTTTTATCCTATTGATATAGCAAGACTGATTACTCCATTTTTATATTCCTAGTTGGAGTTGTTCTTGACGATGTCAGTTTCACAACTCTATGATTTTTTCGTTTCTCCCcatttgttttccttttctgtCTGAAATATAGTTGCACGCTTTATTTCTACTTTTGAAATATTTGTTCAGGAGGAGTTTTTAAGTTGGAACTATTTTGCCTGAAGAATATCCAATGGCTGCACCAGAGGTAGTTTGATTAGGAGTCACTTTGATCTGTGCCAAGGcttttttgctttttgtatTGATGTTGTTAGTTCTACacatttgtttttaattgtTTGGTTTAAGATATGTACAATTTAAGTTCAATGATTTCAAAGATTCAGGGAGAATACGAAATAGATCATAGCAGTGGGTAGAACTTTTAATTTTGCTTCACATGTGAATGGTTATTCGGGTATTTTGTtaaaatgcagttttgttttctccctctatattatatattttaaGGGGCAATTTGTTGTTGGCATATGTTTTCAGAACAAATCAAGTGGTAGATTTCGAGAGTAGTAGTAGTGAGCAGTTTGTAAAGATGATGTCGTTTAGGGTTTAGAGTAATTAGTATCTGGGATTTGCAGAGTCATTGCATGCAGGGGGAATTATCAGGatcttaaaagaaaattatttaaGTAACCCAACATGAAGGATTACAATAGCTGAAGTCATGGCCTATGTTGCCAATCATTCTGGAataaatatgatttatcatctTCCTTTACGACTCTGACTCTGGTTGTTCATGATATATGGATTGGAATGTTTTCAACTTTGGTTGAATATATGGAGTGCAGATGTTGATAGAAATAATAGTAGGTTAATAAAGTGGTATCACTTCCACAAGCGGTCAATACTGATTTCACTATCACTTCCACATATCATGCTCTTCAGTTGCACGATATCTGCATCATCCAAGCAACCAGCTAGTTCTACTTCACAAGTCTCATCCCTTACATTCATTACCCCCTTAAAATCCTCATGGCTGATCATCAAGTGCCTCCCATGAATCTTCATGCCTACATCAAAATTGTCGACCAACATTTGGCAAAGGTGGAGGTTCAATTTGCTGCACCGGAACAAGAAAATATTACCAAATCCCATATCGCTGATTGCTAAAACCTTTTCATTTGACAGCTTTCCAACAGTCTGTTTGAACTCTTTTGCCCGGCCGGCCATTGAAATGATAATGGGAACTTCACCAGAACTGTTACGAAGCTTCCATTCTTTCCATCTTCTTGGCAATCACCTCTTATGGTAATTTCAGTGTCACCGGTCTTTTCCTGAAACATAATTGTAATTGTCATTGTCAACTTCCCACTTTGTCAGCCTTATTCTATTATCATTCCATGAACTGTTTTTACTGATATTAAACAAATGACTCGAACGCTGTACCTCATTAACTGCCTATGCCAATTTCTTCATGCGTTTTTTGGGATTTTTCGATGGACTTGACCTTTATTCACAATCAATTACATCAATTACCATTACATATGACtgcatattttttttaaaataaacaaTGTGCTATGACATAAACTACTTACTCGTCTGAACTGCATGAACTTCCACTTTTACTTGGATCGCCTCATGAACTCTTTTATACATGTCTGTTGTCCATCTCTCTCTTTTCGATGCCTCTTGCATCCAGCCGTTTGCTTGTTGCTACCGTTTACCACACCAATTCACCTGTTTTACGTTCGGATCAGACCACACATAAGGTTAAATACAGAAGACCAACAAATTAGTACTAACAAACTGCTAAAAATACCGTAGTAACCCCGACATCTTTTGCCCATCTCGCAATAACACAAGACGCTTTCCTGAGAAGTAAATGGAAATCCTAAAAAGCTAAGTACTTAATCAATGATTTCAACGACCCAACTTAATCACTTTTCTATTAAAGTATATCCTGCATCATATTCTACACTACACAGAAAAGCAGGTAGGACTTCTGTATAAGTTTCCAATGATTATGGCTTCATAACTAAGGCCGCCTACCTATTTCCATTAATGATTTCTCAGTCAGTGCAATTAACTTTAACAGTGCTCTTGGACTCTTAAGAAGCTCAATCACATATAAACCACTATGTATTACATATAAACCACCATGTATTATTGATTCCACCCAAAGATACACTCACTAGATTACACTCTTAAGTGGAAAACTTGTTTCTAATCCTTAAAGAGAAAAGTATAATCTTTCCTTTGTAGTTTGGGTCATGTTCCTGTCTATTGGCAGCATTTGTATGTGATGCTTGTGTGCAAGGGTTAATGGTATTGTTTGTGTTTACTAGgaactaattacaaattaagCCACCCAGATGTGTAAAAATTATGCTACATTTTATGGCAGAAATTTCTATGCTTCAGGAGTTCAGGACAACATGTACAACTTTGATAACATTTTCAACTTTAACGAGCTTTATGAATTGGTCTTTTTCAACAATACTGACAACTATCCATTTGGCTAACAAGCAAATCACATCATATGAATCTTTCAAATCACATCATATGAATCTTTCAAAACAGTGTTCTGTacacagaaaaaaaatttgaaatcttTACCAGCATACTAGCACTGCCATGTGCTACTCTCCAGAAACGAAATATTGTACTCACAAGAAAAaggatagaaaaaaaaaatggactaGTTCAAATTAAACAAGGATCCTAAACAAGACTCTACTAATTATTTTTCAAATCTATGGAACTGAAATTGAGCTACAAAGGAAGCCGTGCCTATACCAAATGGAAAATTCCCAGTACAAGTTTTAACAATACTATGATTCCACACTACCAAGACCCCAATTCAACACAAGCCCAAAGACTCAATCTTGCATTTTGCTCACTTTTCCAATCATCACCAATTTCtcataaaacacaaaaaaaagatAGACAAAGATAGTGAAGCATTTTACCCAGAAACCATGCCAACTTCACAGGAGGGTCAGGAGCTTCTTCGGTCAAGTACCTAAACCGCTCCGGCATGGTACTCTCCCCTCTACTTTCCTCCTCAGCTTCATCAACGCCATCCTCTTTTGCACTCACACGACCCTTAACTTCCTTtcaaacaaaaatccaattgcTTTCCCGGAAAACCCACGTAATAGGCTTGGTTTGTGTTCAAAGATTGGATTTTGGTTAAAGAGCGAAAGGGAATGGTTTGGTTATGGGAGTGGGCTGCAATGAACCAACCGAAATGTAGACCAAGGGGGCCCCAGTGACGTGGCCAGTTAACATCCTCACAAACTGATTACTTTTTGTTGACTGTTAATGAGACGTTATCAGTAATTTTTGTGCCGTCGTGGTGAAAGGCCGAGGGCTTTCTGGTATTTTGGCATCTGGGATGAGAGGCTTACAGCTAATATATGGGTAggcatcttcttcatcaaaacCACGAAAGACATCTGGTTTGGCAGCTTCTTCATCAAAAGCACAGATAAGCGAGAAGTTCGGCATTCACGGTTCAGGCGTCCAGCAGTAAGTTGTTTCTGCTTCTAGTCTCTCGTTTCCTTCACTTTGCCGTTACTCTATGATTCTAGTTGAACTACAGCACCGAAATTTCAGTTGAAGCAGTTCGAAAATTATCTTTCTATGACTCTCTAGTCTCTACCCAACAACACTGAAACCCACAAACCCAGTGGGCATGGGTTCTCTTATAAatgaatcagagagagagagagatgacaaggaggaggaagagccCATTATAGTATAGCAAACCCAGAGATTCTGTATGTTTCGCATCAGGTACTAGCAACTTTAGGAGATGTACAACAAGGCTGAGGCTAGTTTTGGACTGGTACATGTTCATTTAGTGAAACAAACAtgaaaatttctttctttcatgtcaattttggtgttttcttgtttgtataTGTGGGTTTTGAAGTGGGTATCTGTTTGTTTTCTTGAATTTGATTCATATTTGTTTAAAGTTGGGGTTTGCTTTGCTTGGAATTGAGAGGGTATCTGAACAATGGTGGTGGCTTTCACTTGACTTTATTGGAATTCAGAGGAAATTTAGTTCATTGTGTTCTGCGTCCACAGTTATTCTAATGACATGTTAATTGGCTTACAGCTGAGGAGGTTGATCTCTCCCAGGATGTACAGCTGTGGGAGGCTCTGATTGACTCCAAGAAACACTTTATAAGTCATGTCCTGGCATTTCTGAGGCCAAGGTTGCTCGACCTAGTTCTGTACCTCCCGCTGCTCTGAAGGTTGGTGGTGGAATGATGAAACTTGGCCCAGTCAAAACAAAGATGCCTTCAGAACTGAGAGTAAGTTTTTCAATTCCTAGTTGTTCTTTATAGGCTTATTCTTATTCATAGTGGAATCTTATATCATTGTCTGagttatataaaataaaacttatTAATTGTACTGcctcttttcttgttcttggtTGGAAACTTTAGAACTCGTCAATTGTTGACTGTCCAACTCAATGTACTATTTGTTATTTTGCTTGTTGTGTATAGAAGAGTATATGAAATTTACTCTGTTGGTATTTGAAATTGCATCTATGCTAGGTCTCAGTTGGTATGGAATACAAAACTTATGTAATTATATAACTACTCATTAGTTAAGGAATAGTTGTTAGCTTCAGATGAAATCTTAAAGTGTCGAGTTCTATATATTTATCTAGACATCCTTGTTCTTAGATACATTGATCCGTACTCATAAATTGGATGTTTTTAAGACTTGAGAGTCACAAGATGTACAAAAATGAGTTGAGAGGGCTTGCTCGCTGCCGTGCTCTTGTTCATATTAACCAAGCTGTTTttggaattttatttttatgttatcCTTTGCCAGCTTCTGGAATATTTaattttgatattttatttGCATTCCAGGCTGCTTAGGATGGGGTTGACGTAATAAGCTTATCAATCACTCCCAATAGATGTCCTCCCGGAGTTGCAACATTTTTCAACCCCATAGATATGGCTTCACTATCAGCCGTAAAGGTAGGTATATTTGTTGTCCAAGCAGCAGGAAATACCGGACCATCACCAAAAAGCATGTCTTCCTTCAGTCCATGGATCTTCACTGTTGATTCTGCTTCTCATGACAGAACCTACAGCAACTCTATAACCCTTGGCACAACGTCACCATTCCTGGAATTGGACTTACACGTAAGTTTGTTCCCTGCTGCTTCTTGctcaaattctttttctttttttttccgttttttttttttggcttataGGATGATTTAACAACAGCACTCATTACACCTTTCATTAAGAAGCTAACTTGTTAACTGATACAGACTGGATCAATTCTTAATGAAACTAGGTCcaactatatataaatatatattgttttttattttgttttctgaaaaacaaaacaaggtGCATCATATTTTGTGAGCATCTAAATTTGGATCTTTTGTGGAATGCAATGAGTGGTTGATCACTAGTATGtaaaggttttgagattttgAAGTGAATTTTTTTAATGTGGTAGCTTGTATTATATGCTGGTGAAAGCTACAATACCAGTGCATCATAGAGCAGAACTTGCTATACGTGTAGCAGTATCAAGTGTATTCTATAGAATAAAATAGAAGACGCGATCAAATAAGAGACAGAATCTGAGATTAGTACAAAAAACGCtggaaataatatatatatatatatataaacaattgAAACAGTACATATACCAAATGAGAAGCAGAATCTcccatatatgtatatattgaaGAATGATATGTTCATTAACTGATGCTGCATGATGTAACTCTGTATGCCTACTTGAATTTGGAGATAAACTTGATTTTTAAAGAATAAACTTGGTTCCGTTCTCCAATTAAATGTCACCAGTAGATTGATCCTTACACAAACAATGTCACGTTACTTCAATAATAGTGCTGTAATTG
This portion of the Rosa chinensis cultivar Old Blush chromosome 1, RchiOBHm-V2, whole genome shotgun sequence genome encodes:
- the LOC112183191 gene encoding cysteine-rich receptor-like protein kinase 27, translating into MRSMAGGNNMTDIMVSSRLILSPIMLLIIIISSTVQAATLAQPQPAADLLNHFCSNDKGNYTTTDSYSTNLNHLLSSLPSTKGNDFGFYNSSYGGNTSSEAIYAIGLCKGDIGTTSDCLQCLNASRSALMELCPNQKEAIIWYDNCMLRYSNRSIYGVMETQPTFDMWSTQSVPSSKFDMFFRNLTILLERLGIQAAADGSLKFAKDNATILNYGNGGLSSLTALVECTPDLSELQCRTCLLGAFEEFPECCDGKEGGRVLRPSCNFNYQLDQVDRTKTTIPESGSPSQSPGIAPSQSPWNSSPIPRELPDKPDKIHPKSRARRAAASNHRIARIVIPFAVVVSIGLMISVGIYMKVEKRRPQPIPGMQPNSFETMGSLQFDCGDIRVATNNFSEANKLGDDEYGTVYRGSLSNDKSIAVRRLSINYVKEYMEIKKEVLLMAPKLQHPNLVELLGCALEENSERLLVYEHFPNATLDRIIFDRMQSRQWDWEMRYNIIVSIARGLLHLHDSHFVHGDINASNILIDAEMNPKISNFGMARFFAADQTQGNINGIHLLNLMSSTYMAPEAIVGHSSAESDVYSFGALVVEIVSGQEISSLASEKLNDKDLLRFAWKNWAEGTIRNLIDPTLWTGSGIEVMERCIRIGLLCMQRTRTDRPTMSSVTQMLSHSSAIPLPNKFRHGSFGIIGTLNNVEGVSDPRSRAKVQPFIAKMRCSTTGIINKIRRK